A genome region from Acidobacteriota bacterium includes the following:
- a CDS encoding PAS domain S-box protein, with protein sequence MEDWANTFPVFNGVPDGAAKTEFLPADLLEAEAVLASLASVFFPTDLRPGLPPRIIPEELANGEKQWPDVKDTYRILVEQIPAVVFLAFFEHGFGEAYVSPQIERTLGFTQAEWLQDPVRWFRQIHPDDKERWSAEAARTFLTGEPLRSVYRVLARDGHVVWFHCEVKMVRHADGRPWFIHGVGFDISEQKVTEEALGRSEEMLRGIFEFAPDTMVVVKRDGYIERVNAQVERMFGYTRDELHGQRVEILLPERFRNRHMDHRADYMADPHLRPMGMGLVLFGRRKDGTEFPVEIMLSPVEAKSDGFVIAVIRDITRRQRDEEALREQTERLKVLSRRLIAVQEAERRRTALELHDEIGQILTGLKLKLELSARQTDDLIRNDLIEAQSLVNDLMARTRRLSLDLRPATLDHLGLLSALLRHVRQYSSQTGVHVDFRHNGLEARRFATELETAAFRIVQEALTNIARHSGADEAMVRIWADQHTLSVRVEDRGRGFDTDAALSNDPSTGLAGMRERALLLGGTFVIKSQLGNGTQLTAEWSFDDSPDLQFHNES encoded by the coding sequence ATGGAAGATTGGGCCAATACATTTCCGGTTTTCAACGGCGTGCCAGACGGCGCAGCAAAAACCGAATTTCTACCTGCTGACCTTCTTGAAGCCGAAGCGGTGCTGGCATCGCTGGCCAGTGTTTTCTTTCCAACTGACCTTCGTCCGGGATTGCCCCCGCGCATCATTCCCGAAGAACTCGCAAATGGCGAAAAGCAATGGCCAGACGTCAAAGACACCTATCGCATTCTGGTGGAGCAAATTCCGGCCGTAGTTTTCTTGGCATTTTTTGAGCACGGATTTGGGGAAGCTTACGTCAGCCCGCAAATCGAACGAACTTTGGGCTTCACGCAAGCCGAGTGGTTGCAGGACCCCGTGCGCTGGTTTCGGCAAATTCATCCCGATGACAAGGAACGATGGAGCGCCGAAGCCGCGCGGACGTTTTTGACTGGCGAACCATTGCGGTCCGTGTATCGCGTGCTGGCGCGTGACGGACACGTGGTCTGGTTTCATTGCGAAGTGAAAATGGTGCGACACGCTGATGGCCGTCCCTGGTTCATTCACGGCGTAGGCTTTGACATCAGCGAGCAAAAAGTCACGGAAGAAGCGCTGGGACGCAGCGAAGAGATGTTGCGCGGTATTTTTGAATTTGCGCCGGACACAATGGTGGTGGTCAAACGAGACGGGTACATTGAACGCGTCAACGCCCAGGTCGAGCGCATGTTTGGCTATACCCGCGACGAATTACACGGACAACGCGTCGAAATCCTGTTGCCGGAACGGTTCCGGAACCGGCACATGGACCATCGCGCCGATTACATGGCCGATCCGCATTTGCGGCCAATGGGGATGGGATTGGTGCTGTTCGGGCGGCGCAAAGATGGTACGGAATTCCCGGTCGAGATCATGCTCAGCCCTGTGGAAGCGAAATCGGATGGATTTGTCATTGCCGTAATCCGCGACATCACACGGCGACAACGCGATGAAGAAGCGTTGCGGGAACAGACGGAACGATTAAAAGTGTTATCGCGCCGGTTGATTGCCGTGCAGGAAGCCGAACGGAGACGCACCGCCTTGGAACTCCACGACGAAATCGGTCAGATTCTGACTGGATTGAAACTCAAACTGGAACTGAGCGCCCGACAAACTGACGATCTGATACGCAACGACCTGATTGAAGCGCAATCGTTGGTCAACGATCTGATGGCGCGCACGCGCAGGCTTTCGCTCGATTTGCGGCCTGCCACGCTGGATCACCTGGGACTGCTTTCCGCCTTGCTGCGCCATGTGCGGCAATACAGTTCGCAAACCGGCGTCCACGTTGACTTTCGACACAATGGACTGGAAGCCAGACGGTTTGCGACGGAACTGGAAACGGCTGCGTTCCGCATCGTGCAGGAAGCGTTAACCAACATTGCGCGTCATTCCGGCGCAGACGAAGCAATGGTTCGCATCTGGGCGGATCAACACACGCTGTCGGTTCGCGTCGAAGATCGCGGACGGGGATTTGATACGGATGCCGCCTTGAGCAACGATCCATCCACCGGATTGGCTGGCATGCGCGAACGAGCATTGTTGCTCGGCGGCACGTTCGTCATAAAATCACAACTCGGAAACGGTACACAATTAACGGCGGAATGGAGCTTTGACGATAGTCCAGATCTGCAATTTCACAACGAAAGCTGA
- a CDS encoding MBL fold metallo-hydrolase, with translation MRRRNSMICLLLVLSLGTVLGARLDWIRFPLSVEARQSLNVAGDFELQKLADGVFAAIRKQPPLFSFDPNNVFILNDQDVVVVDSNASLVGTRQLLAALRKLTNKPVKYVINTHWHDDHIIGNQIWREAFPDVEFIGHVSTLKDRPAVGEANRQGMLNGGKDYAARLRSLVEQNKSLAGTPITEEERVNYLGDAAWIERALAEAPQVKIILPTLTIEDELTLHRGKRTIEIRHLGSGHTAADLVVYLPEEGILMTGDLVVWPIPLVGSTSFPAAYSKTMEKLLALQARIFVPGHGPVMRDDAYIRQVSRLLASLKEQTAQAVARGETLEQTRKSVNLTEYRQLLAGDSMLKRILFGDYVSGAGVAAAFREATAKP, from the coding sequence ATGCGAAGAAGAAATTCGATGATTTGTTTGTTGCTGGTCTTGTCTTTGGGGACGGTTTTAGGGGCGAGGCTTGATTGGATTCGTTTTCCGCTGTCGGTTGAAGCTCGGCAAAGTCTGAATGTCGCTGGGGATTTCGAGCTTCAAAAGTTGGCCGATGGTGTGTTTGCAGCGATTCGCAAACAGCCGCCGTTGTTTTCCTTTGACCCCAACAACGTGTTCATTCTCAATGACCAGGATGTTGTCGTTGTGGATTCCAATGCCAGCCTGGTTGGGACGCGGCAATTGTTGGCGGCGCTGCGGAAATTGACGAACAAGCCGGTCAAATATGTCATTAACACGCACTGGCACGACGACCACATCATCGGCAACCAAATCTGGCGCGAAGCCTTTCCCGACGTTGAATTTATCGGTCACGTCAGCACGCTGAAAGATCGTCCCGCCGTCGGCGAAGCCAATCGGCAGGGAATGCTGAATGGCGGCAAAGATTACGCTGCCCGGTTGCGCAGTTTGGTTGAGCAAAACAAGAGTCTGGCTGGAACGCCGATTACGGAGGAGGAACGCGTCAATTATTTGGGCGACGCCGCGTGGATCGAACGCGCATTGGCAGAAGCGCCGCAGGTAAAAATCATTCTGCCGACCCTCACCATCGAAGACGAACTGACGCTGCATCGCGGCAAGCGCACGATTGAAATTCGCCACTTGGGTAGCGGACACACCGCCGCTGACCTGGTGGTTTATCTTCCCGAAGAAGGTATTTTGATGACCGGCGATTTGGTCGTCTGGCCGATCCCGCTGGTCGGGTCAACTTCCTTCCCGGCGGCATACAGCAAAACGATGGAAAAGCTGCTGGCGTTGCAGGCGCGCATTTTCGTTCCGGGTCACGGGCCAGTGATGCGTGATGACGCCTACATTCGCCAGGTGTCGCGATTGCTGGCTTCGCTCAAGGAACAAACCGCGCAAGCCGTGGCGCGCGGCGAAACGCTGGAACAAACGCGCAAAAGCGTCAACTTGACGGAATATCGCCAATTGCTGGCCGGAGATTCCATGCTGAAGCGAATTCTGTTTGGCGATTACGTCAGTGGCGCAGGCGTGGCCGCTGCATTCCGCGAAGCGACGGCTAAACCCTAG
- a CDS encoding PQQ-like beta-propeller repeat protein — translation MNCKLQFQNKLSARQLVLSFFFGIALLFAQPIEALCQQANSARQSSAPSQSASSANWLLWGGPTHDFITSTTNLPSEWPAAGPKKLWSRTLGDGYSGIAVEGATLYTGFRRGVQDVFTALDAATGKTIWEFAYDNPFTNEYSEGVGPGPYAMPQVVGDRLITASGTGKIHSLDKRTGKAIWSHDLYKEFNGTRLIFGYSCHALPYKDNLIFLVGGRGNSVMSFRQSDGAVVWKNLDFTNAHSAPLLIEVDGQKQVVALMASEVVGFNPDNGALLWQHAHPTGNGLAISTPIYAPGNILFISSAYNTGSRALELHQSGGKTTVKELWYNQKLQSHFGTTIRRGDFIYLSSGHNGPAFMSCVNLRTGQVAWQQRGFAKAQLLGAGDKLVLLDEDGTLGLVEMNSTEFRVLAKAPLLERIAWTAPTLSGTKLYVRDRRSLMALDLAAK, via the coding sequence ATGAATTGCAAGCTCCAATTTCAGAATAAACTTTCAGCAAGGCAATTGGTGTTGTCATTTTTCTTTGGAATTGCGCTTTTATTCGCCCAGCCAATCGAAGCTTTGTGCCAGCAAGCGAATTCAGCGCGCCAATCCTCCGCGCCGAGCCAATCCGCTTCATCGGCCAACTGGTTGCTGTGGGGCGGGCCAACGCACGATTTCATCACCTCCACGACGAATCTTCCCAGCGAATGGCCTGCCGCCGGGCCGAAAAAACTGTGGAGCCGCACGCTCGGCGATGGGTATTCGGGAATCGCCGTCGAAGGCGCGACACTGTACACGGGGTTTCGCCGAGGCGTGCAGGATGTGTTCACGGCGCTCGATGCCGCGACCGGCAAAACGATTTGGGAATTTGCCTACGACAATCCATTCACAAATGAGTATTCCGAAGGCGTCGGGCCAGGCCCCTATGCCATGCCGCAAGTCGTCGGTGACCGCCTGATTACCGCCAGCGGCACCGGCAAGATTCATTCGTTGGATAAAAGGACCGGCAAAGCCATCTGGTCGCACGACCTGTACAAGGAATTCAACGGCACGCGGCTGATCTTCGGCTATTCCTGCCACGCGCTGCCGTACAAAGACAATTTGATCTTTCTGGTCGGTGGTCGCGGCAATTCGGTGATGTCCTTTCGGCAGAGCGACGGCGCGGTGGTGTGGAAAAATCTGGATTTCACCAACGCTCACTCCGCGCCTTTGTTGATCGAAGTGGATGGCCAGAAACAAGTCGTCGCCCTGATGGCTTCTGAAGTCGTCGGCTTCAACCCCGACAACGGCGCATTGCTGTGGCAACACGCTCACCCGACGGGAAACGGTTTGGCCATCAGCACGCCGATTTATGCGCCGGGAAACATTCTGTTCATTTCATCGGCCTACAACACCGGCAGCCGCGCCTTGGAACTCCATCAATCCGGCGGCAAAACCACGGTCAAAGAGCTTTGGTACAACCAGAAACTGCAATCGCATTTCGGCACGACCATTCGACGCGGCGATTTCATTTACCTGTCCAGCGGCCACAACGGCCCGGCGTTTATGAGTTGCGTCAACCTGCGCACGGGTCAGGTCGCCTGGCAACAACGCGGCTTCGCCAAAGCCCAACTTCTGGGCGCAGGCGATAAACTGGTCTTGCTCGACGAAGACGGAACGCTCGGCTTGGTAGAAATGAACTCCACAGAATTCCGCGTCTTGGCCAAAGCCCCTTTGCTGGAACGCATCGCCTGGACAGCGCCCACACTTTCCGGTACGAAACTGTATGTGCGTGATCGCCGCAGTTTGATGGCGTTGGATTTGGCTGCGAAGTAG
- a CDS encoding ABC transporter permease: protein MQTFWQDLRFGARMLMKQPGFTLIAVLTLALGIGATTAIFSVVNAVLLQPLSYPMSDRLVAVSLNDSEGEFGNTGFATFVDFQARAHSFDKLALIRSWGGTLTGQGEPENIQGLRVTPEYFQMLGVRPALGRDFRAEDNRPDTRFVVVISSALWQRRFNSDPQVIGKPIVLSGQTFNVIGVMPPEFDDLLSVNFYQKAEVWAALGYDVSQPWACRSCQHLKAFGRLKDGVTLEQARVEMNGIAAALQREFPQEYPVGTAVVLGLQDEFVGKIRPALYLLLIAVGVVLLIACANVANLLLARATDRAREMAVRSALGAGRFRIIRQLLVESLLLSGLGATIGLVLAVWGVDLLMALKPANVLNLQPVTVNGRVLWFAVGIAMLTGILFGLAPALQSSKPDLQMALKNTERQMTGGNRLRSLLVVAELTLAMVLLVGAGLLSKSFVRLLNIAPGFETGNLITMMVPASGQRYNDENAIRQFYREVLQRVSSLPGVESAGIVSNLPLSGNGDRSGFHIEEKPLPNPASAPSIERYGVSPDYFRTMRIQLKRGRAFTEQDSSEAPLVAIIGETAARRFWPGENPLGKRVRLGGLEDKLRTIVGIVNDVQHFGLDDAPDIQIYVPHDQWTDSFMELAVRTTADPAGIISSIRREVKAVDKDAPIYQVATMNQLVATTTAQRRFTLLLVGIFAGLSLVMAGLGIYSVIAYSVTQRTHEIGIRLALGAQTRDVLQLVLRQGFKLTSFGLALGLIASLALTRLMENLLFGVSATDPMTIVMVAMLLLAVGLLACWLPARRATKVDPMIALRCE, encoded by the coding sequence ATGCAAACCTTCTGGCAAGACCTGCGCTTTGGCGCGCGAATGTTGATGAAGCAGCCCGGCTTTACCCTGATTGCCGTGCTGACGTTGGCGCTGGGAATCGGCGCGACCACAGCCATTTTCAGTGTCGTCAATGCAGTGCTGTTGCAACCGCTGTCGTATCCGATGTCGGATCGCCTGGTTGCCGTTTCGCTCAATGACAGCGAAGGAGAGTTTGGCAATACGGGCTTTGCCACTTTTGTGGATTTTCAGGCGCGCGCGCATTCCTTCGACAAACTGGCGCTGATTCGATCCTGGGGCGGCACGCTGACCGGGCAAGGCGAGCCGGAAAACATCCAGGGGCTTCGCGTGACGCCGGAATACTTTCAAATGCTAGGCGTGAGGCCTGCACTCGGCAGAGATTTTCGCGCAGAAGATAACCGTCCCGACACACGTTTTGTCGTCGTTATTTCGAGCGCGCTCTGGCAGCGACGCTTCAACTCCGATCCGCAAGTTATCGGCAAACCGATTGTATTGAGCGGGCAGACTTTCAATGTAATCGGCGTAATGCCGCCGGAATTTGACGATTTGCTGTCGGTCAACTTTTATCAAAAAGCCGAAGTCTGGGCGGCGCTTGGGTACGACGTTTCGCAACCGTGGGCTTGCCGTTCGTGCCAGCATTTGAAGGCCTTTGGCCGGTTGAAAGACGGCGTGACGCTGGAACAGGCGCGTGTGGAAATGAATGGCATTGCCGCCGCATTGCAGCGCGAATTCCCGCAGGAATATCCGGTTGGAACGGCGGTCGTGTTGGGATTGCAGGATGAATTCGTCGGCAAAATTCGCCCGGCGCTCTACCTGCTGCTGATCGCAGTCGGAGTTGTGTTGCTGATTGCCTGCGCGAATGTCGCCAATCTGCTGCTTGCGCGAGCCACAGACCGCGCGCGCGAAATGGCTGTGCGTTCGGCGTTGGGCGCGGGAAGGTTTCGAATCATCCGGCAACTGCTGGTGGAAAGTTTGTTGCTTTCGGGACTCGGCGCGACGATCGGATTGGTGCTGGCCGTGTGGGGCGTTGATTTGTTGATGGCGCTGAAACCGGCGAATGTGTTGAACCTGCAACCCGTGACGGTCAACGGGCGAGTGCTTTGGTTTGCGGTGGGAATCGCAATGCTGACAGGAATTTTGTTCGGGCTGGCTCCGGCGTTGCAATCGTCAAAACCTGATTTGCAGATGGCGCTGAAAAACACGGAACGGCAAATGACCGGCGGAAACCGGCTGCGGAGTTTGCTGGTTGTGGCGGAACTCACGCTGGCGATGGTGTTGCTGGTCGGAGCGGGATTGCTCAGCAAAAGTTTTGTGCGGCTGCTGAACATCGCGCCGGGGTTTGAAACCGGAAACCTGATTACGATGATGGTTCCGGCTTCCGGGCAACGATATAACGATGAAAACGCCATTCGGCAGTTTTATCGTGAAGTGTTACAGCGCGTGTCGAGTTTGCCCGGCGTCGAATCCGCAGGCATCGTCAGCAATCTGCCTTTGTCCGGGAACGGCGACCGCAGTGGATTTCACATCGAAGAAAAGCCGCTTCCGAACCCCGCCAGTGCGCCCAGCATCGAACGGTACGGCGTCAGCCCCGATTATTTCCGCACCATGCGCATTCAATTGAAACGCGGACGCGCGTTCACCGAACAAGACAGCAGCGAAGCGCCGCTAGTAGCCATCATTGGCGAAACCGCAGCGCGTCGGTTCTGGCCCGGTGAAAATCCGCTGGGCAAACGCGTGCGGCTTGGCGGATTGGAAGACAAGCTGCGCACGATCGTCGGCATCGTCAACGACGTGCAGCATTTCGGGTTGGATGATGCGCCCGACATTCAAATTTACGTTCCGCACGACCAATGGACGGATTCGTTCATGGAACTTGCCGTGCGAACAACGGCTGATCCCGCGGGCATCATTTCCTCCATTCGCCGCGAAGTCAAAGCCGTGGACAAAGACGCTCCCATTTACCAGGTCGCCACGATGAATCAATTGGTGGCGACCACGACAGCACAGAGGCGATTCACATTGTTGCTGGTCGGAATCTTTGCCGGGTTGTCGTTGGTGATGGCGGGGCTGGGAATTTACAGTGTGATAGCTTATTCGGTGACGCAGCGGACGCACGAAATCGGCATTCGGCTGGCGCTGGGAGCGCAAACGCGAGACGTGTTGCAACTGGTTTTGCGCCAGGGATTCAAGCTGACCAGTTTTGGTCTGGCGTTGGGCTTGATCGCATCTTTGGCGCTGACTCGGTTGATGGAAAATTTGTTGTTTGGCGTCAGCGCGACTGATCCAATGACCATCGTCATGGTTGCAATGTTATTGCTGGCGGTTGGATTGCTGGCCTGTTGGCTTCCCGCCCGCCGAGCAACGAAGGTTGATCCGATGATCGCGCTTCGGTGCGAATAA
- a CDS encoding response regulator transcription factor, which produces MSAKTTSIVLADDHRIVREGLCVLLKAEPDFNVVGAAGDGLEALEMVRKLHPDVVVLDLMMRGLNGLEVARQINKQMPQTRIVILSMHDDEGFVLEALANGVSAYVLKDAGSSDLIQAVREVAAGHRYLSPPLSDRAIEAYQQIANTGTLDKYETLTTREREVLQLTVEGHTNSEIATRLGISVRTAETHRSRLMHKLGSHTQADLIRYALRRGIILLDNKADGKTESSV; this is translated from the coding sequence ATGAGTGCCAAAACAACGTCCATCGTGTTGGCCGATGATCATCGTATCGTGCGCGAAGGGTTATGCGTCCTGCTCAAAGCGGAACCCGACTTCAACGTCGTCGGCGCGGCAGGCGACGGACTGGAAGCATTGGAGATGGTCAGAAAGCTCCACCCGGATGTTGTCGTCCTTGATTTGATGATGCGCGGTTTGAACGGATTGGAAGTCGCCCGGCAAATTAACAAACAAATGCCGCAAACTCGCATTGTCATTCTCTCAATGCATGACGATGAGGGCTTTGTGCTGGAAGCATTGGCCAACGGTGTGTCAGCGTATGTGCTGAAAGACGCCGGTTCATCCGATTTGATTCAAGCCGTGCGAGAAGTCGCCGCCGGTCATCGTTACCTAAGCCCGCCGCTTTCCGACCGCGCCATCGAAGCTTACCAGCAAATTGCAAACACAGGCACGCTCGACAAATACGAAACCTTGACCACTCGCGAACGCGAAGTCCTGCAACTGACGGTCGAAGGACACACCAACAGCGAAATCGCCACACGATTGGGCATCAGCGTGCGCACGGCTGAAACTCACCGCTCTCGCCTGATGCACAAACTTGGTTCCCACACCCAGGCTGATCTGATCCGATATGCTTTGCGGCGCGGGATCATTCTTCTGGACAATAAAGCGGACGGAAAAACCGAATCGTCCGTTTGA
- a CDS encoding type II toxin-antitoxin system VapC family toxin has product MLNLDTHILIYLLNGSLAQHEQQLVAQQPLAISDIVLWELAKLVQLGRISLNLNSPAFLTCLNQLTIFPISLEIARASTQLDFRSDPADELIAATSLVEGIPLLTRDQKILSSRLVPFA; this is encoded by the coding sequence ATGCTCAATCTTGATACGCACATTTTGATCTATTTGCTCAATGGAAGTTTGGCACAGCATGAGCAACAATTGGTGGCACAACAGCCGTTGGCCATTTCCGACATTGTGCTTTGGGAATTGGCGAAGCTGGTTCAACTTGGCCGAATCAGTCTGAATTTGAACAGCCCCGCTTTTCTCACCTGTTTGAATCAACTGACGATATTTCCGATCAGCCTTGAAATTGCGAGAGCCAGCACTCAACTCGATTTTCGGTCTGATCCAGCGGATGAATTGATTGCCGCCACCAGCCTTGTTGAAGGCATTCCGTTGCTGACGCGAGACCAGAAAATCCTCTCTTCCCGCCTCGTACCCTTTGCCTGA